Proteins encoded by one window of Candidatus Saccharibacteria bacterium:
- a CDS encoding tail fiber domain-containing protein: MEPTAQTNNQTLDSTFSSQVNPEGLLPSDVASANNQVQALHQRNRYFQLLWAVLIAIALLLVGLAVWLFLRNNTKVISTTGVAEQYSPTRVNLTNTGNPTAVNLGQVNINGDLQVLGDIAVGGSINGNGSGITNINPNNISGVIPVGQLDPNVALLNRNFQTFVGTNQFFRNSSNSVAAFEIQNASSAPIFSVDTSQGAVAINSTVTSQNGLQFETNGNGRFAGTLQVGAQSNPSVSILNTGTLFSNDIQRVLTVQDITQPSTNVPGRIYVGTSAELLADPQIDPVAITYYPLPPGFPTNVPLTVSGNKNIFAGGYSAVQTASTNSKDYFIVGGNLSGATHAGSGNVLVDIGQFSTVSNVGAGSITAALANVVAPTMTQGGITNYTGYTALDPQSSALTGYGLQPLITGGSLFTQTGIDIQWQHSATGAIGTFANLNLYSEGQSSNNLMEGSLIIGQCNTYSAVNLYELLNIANPTNRTNCLSSTANQVRLTVAGTASQTSDLSRWTNSSGTVLDSISSSGKLNVQGSGSEFALNVGNTSLNGGLMIKGTFGSGDTLTTTGIGTRAFVYPKKAAFRAGIITGSGPYAGAEWNDANIGDRTVVFGKDSAAVGSDNFVAGNNLNVTGSANAVFGDATGFGASIAGIGNFSVGPNTISATTGVGNAVFNVFSGVSSVINTIGTGGNVVFGNGNSISTGSSNRLFGNSITATGSNAYIINLSSTAVSSSASNVFSVMNGKVGIGSTNPTARLDVSGSSGTEITAIFDNGTSTGDIMRARDGGTQVFALANEGAATFQNKTNSTAAFQIQNAAGTSNLLIADTTNTRIGIGASGPTNTLTVTNTGTTSVAKFNGSSSTQCTVVTGTGWSCSSDERLKTNILSIDDGLDKIMQLRGVTFNWVSDPNGEQQDGFIAQEVQKVLPELVSTDTNGYQSLNKDGILAYLVKAVQQQQSQIDQLKNIASSSATSIDVIKILADAQAVTLSGDLTVNGQVVVAGNLQLKGDNTGVIRVPAGQTRVRMSFNRPFQVAPNVTLTAKALTKVSYAVDNESTTGFDVILESPQDQDTVLNYHAL, encoded by the coding sequence GTGGAGCCGACAGCACAAACAAATAATCAAACACTCGATTCAACATTTTCATCTCAAGTGAATCCCGAAGGTTTGCTGCCTTCGGATGTTGCTAGTGCCAACAATCAAGTTCAGGCATTACATCAGCGCAATCGCTACTTTCAGCTATTGTGGGCGGTTTTAATTGCCATTGCTCTACTTTTAGTTGGTTTGGCGGTTTGGCTTTTTTTGCGCAATAATACCAAGGTAATTAGTACTACCGGTGTTGCCGAACAGTACAGCCCGACCAGAGTTAATTTGACTAATACCGGCAATCCGACCGCGGTTAATTTGGGGCAGGTAAACATTAATGGTGACCTCCAGGTTTTAGGTGATATTGCAGTCGGTGGCAGTATAAACGGCAACGGCAGCGGCATTACCAACATAAACCCAAACAATATTTCTGGAGTTATACCCGTTGGTCAGCTCGACCCAAATGTGGCGCTTCTCAACCGGAACTTTCAAACCTTTGTGGGCACCAATCAATTCTTTCGTAATAGTAGTAACTCAGTAGCGGCTTTTGAGATTCAAAATGCCTCCTCAGCACCGATTTTTAGCGTTGACACTAGCCAGGGTGCAGTGGCGATTAATTCGACGGTAACCTCACAGAATGGACTACAATTTGAAACTAACGGCAATGGCCGCTTTGCGGGCACACTCCAGGTGGGCGCCCAGTCAAATCCCAGTGTTTCGATTTTGAATACCGGCACCCTGTTTAGCAACGACATTCAGCGCGTATTGACGGTCCAAGACATTACTCAGCCAAGCACAAATGTGCCTGGCCGAATTTACGTTGGAACCAGTGCCGAGCTATTGGCCGATCCACAAATTGATCCGGTTGCTATCACCTACTATCCGCTTCCTCCTGGTTTTCCGACCAACGTCCCGCTAACTGTTTCTGGTAATAAAAATATCTTTGCTGGCGGCTATTCGGCCGTACAAACAGCCAGCACTAACAGTAAGGACTATTTTATTGTTGGTGGCAACCTTAGTGGTGCCACACATGCTGGGTCGGGCAACGTTTTGGTAGATATTGGTCAGTTTAGTACGGTGAGTAATGTAGGTGCTGGATCAATTACGGCGGCGCTGGCAAATGTGGTGGCGCCAACTATGACCCAGGGCGGCATTACCAACTACACCGGCTATACCGCACTTGACCCCCAGAGTTCAGCCCTAACTGGCTATGGTTTGCAGCCTTTGATAACTGGCGGGAGTTTGTTTACCCAAACTGGCATAGATATACAGTGGCAACACTCGGCTACTGGCGCAATTGGTACGTTTGCCAACTTAAATCTATATTCAGAAGGCCAGTCTTCAAATAACCTTATGGAGGGCTCGCTCATAATAGGTCAGTGCAACACATATAGTGCGGTTAACCTGTATGAGCTACTTAATATTGCTAATCCTACCAACCGAACCAATTGTTTAAGCTCTACAGCAAATCAAGTTAGGTTGACCGTTGCAGGGACTGCTAGTCAGACCAGCGACCTAAGCCGATGGACAAATAGTAGTGGCACGGTGCTGGATAGCATTAGTTCGAGCGGCAAGTTGAATGTTCAAGGTTCGGGTTCGGAATTTGCGCTCAACGTAGGCAATACTAGCCTCAACGGTGGCTTAATGATAAAAGGCACATTTGGCTCTGGCGACACCCTAACTACTACTGGCATCGGCACTAGAGCTTTTGTGTATCCAAAAAAAGCAGCCTTTCGGGCGGGTATTATTACAGGCAGTGGTCCGTATGCTGGTGCCGAATGGAACGATGCCAATATTGGCGACCGGACGGTTGTGTTTGGCAAAGACAGCGCCGCAGTTGGCAGCGATAACTTTGTGGCTGGCAATAACCTCAACGTTACTGGTTCTGCAAATGCAGTTTTTGGTGATGCGACTGGTTTTGGTGCTTCAATTGCCGGAATTGGAAATTTTAGTGTTGGCCCAAATACGATTAGTGCTACGACCGGCGTTGGCAATGCCGTGTTTAATGTGTTTAGTGGTGTTAGCTCTGTAATAAACACGATTGGTACCGGCGGCAATGTAGTATTTGGTAACGGCAACTCAATCAGCACCGGCAGCTCTAACAGGTTATTTGGCAATAGCATTACTGCCACGGGTAGCAATGCCTATATAATTAACCTAAGCTCTACGGCAGTAAGTTCTTCGGCAAGCAATGTATTTTCGGTAATGAATGGCAAGGTAGGCATAGGCAGCACAAACCCCACTGCTCGCCTAGATGTTAGTGGTAGCTCGGGTACTGAAATAACGGCCATCTTCGACAACGGAACTTCTACTGGCGATATTATGCGCGCAAGAGACGGCGGCACCCAAGTGTTCGCACTGGCAAATGAAGGTGCGGCCACATTCCAAAACAAAACTAACTCTACAGCGGCATTCCAGATTCAAAATGCTGCGGGAACTTCTAACTTGCTAATTGCTGATACCACCAATACCCGAATTGGCATTGGTGCTAGTGGACCAACCAACACTCTAACTGTTACCAACACAGGCACCACTAGTGTGGCCAAGTTTAATGGCTCAAGCAGCACCCAATGCACGGTGGTTACTGGCACCGGTTGGAGCTGTAGCTCCGACGAACGGTTAAAAACCAATATACTATCGATTGATGATGGTTTGGATAAGATTATGCAACTGCGCGGCGTAACGTTTAATTGGGTGAGCGATCCGAACGGAGAACAGCAAGATGGATTTATAGCCCAGGAGGTTCAAAAAGTTTTGCCAGAGCTGGTAAGCACTGATACAAATGGTTACCAGAGCCTTAATAAAGACGGTATTTTAGCTTATCTTGTTAAAGCCGTTCAGCAACAACAGAGTCAAATTGACCAGCTAAAAAATATTGCTTCTAGCAGCGCTACGTCGATAGACGTAATTAAGATCCTTGCCGATGCCCAGGCCGTAACCCTAAGTGGCGACCTAACTGTAAATGGCCAAGTCGTGGTAGCTGGCAACTTGCAGCTCAAAGGCGACAACACGGGCGTAATTAGGGTACCGGCTGGCCAAACCCGTGTGCGCATGAGCTTTAATAGGCCATTCCAGGTGGCACCAAATGTTACGCTGACAGCCAAAGCCTTAACAAAAGTGAGCTACGCTGTTGATAACGAATCAACTACCGGGTTCGATGTAATCTTGGAGTCGCCACAAGATCAGGATACGGTTTTGAATTACCACGCTCTCTAG
- a CDS encoding F0F1 ATP synthase subunit epsilon encodes MRPTFEVKIFSPFETYYQGQAYSLSANNASGPFDVLAGHANFICLLLPGPVRIDTPYGQREYNLTRGIVRVNQSKVTLFANV; translated from the coding sequence ATGCGGCCAACCTTTGAAGTCAAGATATTCTCACCATTTGAGACATACTATCAAGGCCAAGCTTACAGCTTATCGGCCAATAATGCCAGCGGACCATTTGATGTGCTGGCCGGCCACGCTAACTTTATCTGCCTGCTTTTACCAGGCCCAGTGCGCATTGATACGCCCTATGGCCAGCGTGAGTACAATCTGACGCGTGGAATTGTTAGGGTTAATCAGAGTAAAGTTACACTGTTCGCCAATGTTTAA
- the gyrB gene encoding DNA topoisomerase (ATP-hydrolyzing) subunit B — MAEKAKYSAQQIQVLEGLDPVRKRPGMYIGGTGIDGLHHLVWEVVDNGIDEALAGRATYVEVTMLPDDGLRVRDNGAGIPVDKVKATGKSALETVLTVLHAGGKFGGDSAYKVSGGLHGVGVSVVNALSTKLTARVFKDGTEYIQEYDQGNPKGAIKKVGSTKDSGTEITFYADDKIFETTNYSYNVILERLRHQAYLNKGVRTILRDERGDQPNSYQFYFEGGIKSYVEHLNKGKETLNQPTFYVDRQVGDVNVEIAIQYCNSFNEQVRAFANNIVTPEGGTHLVGFRTALTRVVNDYARKNGLIKEKEENLTGDDVREGLTAVVSVKLPEPQFEGQTKAKLGNPEIRQVVEKVLSEYFSYYLEENPNEAKKIIGKGVLSARARLAARAARDSVIRKGALEGMTLPGKLTDCSSKDPARSEVYLVEGDSAGGSAKQGRDRDFQAILPLRGKILNVERARLDKMLANNEVKNLIIALGTGIGETFDISKLRYHRVIIMTDADVDGAHIRTLLLTFFYRHFPQLVENGNIYIAQPPLFKVSKGKTGYWAFSDKERDKFIAEIIASAQDSKSKAKAKLATKKPEVVSAKDLAKFAESVSGEDESEETTAEDNPIKKAGINVQRYKGLGEMNADQLWETTMDPANRILLKVTVADAEKADAIFNKLMGEEVSLRKSFIQTHATNVTNLDI, encoded by the coding sequence ATGGCCGAAAAAGCAAAATATAGTGCACAACAGATCCAAGTTTTAGAAGGGCTAGATCCAGTTCGTAAACGTCCGGGCATGTATATTGGTGGTACTGGTATTGACGGCTTGCACCACCTGGTGTGGGAGGTGGTCGATAATGGTATCGACGAGGCTCTGGCCGGCCGCGCTACCTATGTTGAGGTTACTATGTTGCCCGATGATGGGCTAAGAGTGCGTGATAATGGTGCTGGTATCCCAGTCGACAAGGTAAAAGCTACTGGTAAGTCGGCGCTCGAAACAGTGCTTACGGTACTGCACGCTGGTGGCAAATTTGGTGGCGACAGTGCCTACAAAGTTTCGGGCGGTTTGCACGGGGTGGGCGTGAGCGTGGTGAATGCCTTATCTACCAAGCTAACAGCCCGGGTGTTTAAAGATGGCACTGAATACATTCAGGAATACGACCAAGGTAATCCAAAAGGTGCAATCAAAAAGGTTGGTTCAACCAAAGACTCTGGCACCGAGATTACTTTTTACGCCGATGACAAGATTTTTGAGACCACCAACTATTCTTATAACGTTATTTTGGAACGCTTGCGTCACCAAGCCTACTTAAATAAAGGTGTGCGCACCATCTTGCGCGATGAGCGAGGCGACCAGCCCAACTCCTATCAGTTTTATTTCGAGGGCGGCATTAAGAGCTACGTTGAGCACTTAAACAAAGGCAAAGAAACCCTTAACCAACCCACCTTCTATGTCGACAGGCAGGTTGGCGATGTTAATGTTGAGATTGCTATTCAGTACTGTAATAGTTTTAACGAGCAAGTCCGAGCCTTTGCCAACAATATTGTAACGCCCGAAGGCGGCACCCATTTGGTGGGTTTTCGTACCGCCCTAACCCGGGTAGTAAATGATTACGCTCGCAAAAATGGATTGATTAAAGAAAAAGAAGAAAACCTAACTGGCGATGACGTGCGCGAAGGCTTAACGGCCGTGGTGTCGGTTAAGTTGCCCGAGCCGCAGTTTGAAGGCCAAACCAAAGCCAAGCTTGGCAACCCAGAAATCCGGCAAGTTGTAGAGAAAGTATTAAGCGAGTATTTTAGCTATTATCTAGAAGAAAACCCCAACGAAGCCAAAAAGATTATTGGCAAAGGCGTGCTAAGTGCTCGGGCCCGTCTGGCGGCTCGCGCGGCCCGAGACAGCGTAATCCGCAAAGGCGCGCTAGAGGGCATGACATTGCCTGGCAAACTAACCGACTGCAGTAGTAAGGATCCAGCCAGAAGTGAAGTTTACTTAGTTGAGGGCGATAGTGCCGGCGGCTCGGCCAAACAGGGTCGCGACCGAGATTTTCAGGCCATACTGCCACTGCGCGGCAAGATCTTAAACGTTGAGCGGGCTCGCTTAGACAAAATGCTTGCTAACAACGAGGTTAAAAACTTAATCATTGCGCTGGGTACTGGCATAGGCGAAACTTTCGATATCTCCAAACTTCGTTATCACCGGGTTATAATTATGACCGATGCCGATGTCGATGGGGCTCACATTCGTACGCTTTTGCTAACTTTCTTTTACCGACATTTTCCGCAGCTGGTCGAAAATGGCAATATTTACATAGCCCAGCCGCCGTTGTTTAAGGTCAGTAAAGGTAAAACTGGTTACTGGGCCTTTAGCGATAAGGAGCGCGACAAGTTTATTGCTGAGATTATTGCCAGTGCCCAAGACAGCAAGTCCAAGGCCAAAGCCAAGCTTGCCACTAAAAAGCCCGAAGTGGTAAGTGCCAAAGATTTGGCCAAATTTGCCGAGAGTGTCTCGGGTGAGGATGAAAGCGAAGAGACGACAGCCGAAGACAACCCGATAAAGAAAGCTGGTATTAATGTACAGCGCTATAAGGGTTTGGGCGAGATGAATGCCGATCAATTATGGGAAACCACTATGGATCCGGCTAATCGGATTTTGCTAAAAGTAACGGTAGCCGACGCCGAAAAAGCCGACGCCATATTTAATAAGCTAATGGGCGAAGAGGTCAGCCTGCGAAAGAGCTTTATTCAGACTCATGCTACCAACGTAACTAATCTGGACATATAA
- a CDS encoding F0F1 ATP synthase subunit gamma — protein MAKPTEILRAYQDTIVVEEVAQVFENVASVQIRRIKSRVIASREFFHELWGMYSQLRLDSKLKDDFGPAKTKNQAVLLISSDSGLSGSIDERLVETMMQEVNIRLVDVVVIGRRAEQLLTQKHMKAVSVFPLPDITKSIRILPLVNYLAPYKKVTIFYERFVSLSHQEIVAFELQESVKRLSEAESIRVDTNLMYASDYIFEPSLAEVVLYLESMMQATALTEMILESRLAQLASRYTAMSSAHDNAEQRKNQLKRAYSIAQRRGKDQFNQIFISREQAK, from the coding sequence ATGGCTAAACCAACAGAAATTTTACGTGCTTACCAAGACACTATCGTGGTTGAAGAGGTCGCCCAGGTGTTTGAAAATGTTGCTTCTGTCCAGATTAGACGAATTAAAAGCAGGGTTATTGCAAGCCGGGAGTTTTTTCATGAACTGTGGGGAATGTACTCGCAGCTACGGTTAGATAGTAAGCTGAAAGATGATTTTGGGCCAGCCAAAACCAAAAACCAAGCCGTGCTATTAATCAGCTCAGACAGCGGCCTTTCGGGTTCGATCGATGAACGTCTAGTTGAGACCATGATGCAAGAGGTCAACATTCGCTTAGTAGATGTGGTGGTTATCGGTCGGCGTGCGGAACAATTATTGACCCAAAAGCACATGAAAGCCGTTAGCGTTTTCCCGTTGCCCGACATTACCAAATCAATTCGGATATTGCCGCTGGTGAACTATCTGGCGCCATATAAAAAAGTAACTATATTTTATGAACGATTCGTGTCTTTGTCGCACCAAGAGATAGTTGCCTTTGAGCTTCAGGAGAGCGTAAAGCGCTTAAGCGAAGCCGAGTCGATTCGCGTAGACACAAACTTAATGTATGCCAGTGATTATATTTTCGAGCCTAGCCTGGCTGAGGTAGTTCTTTATCTGGAATCCATGATGCAGGCCACTGCCCTTACCGAGATGATTCTGGAGTCAAGATTGGCTCAGCTAGCCAGTCGCTATACAGCCATGAGCTCGGCTCACGACAATGCCGAGCAGAGAAAAAACCAGCTCAAGCGAGCCTACTCAATTGCTCAACGCCGAGGCAAAGACCAATTTAACCAAATATTTATTAGTCGGGAGCAGGCTAAATGA
- a CDS encoding sodium-transporting two-sector ATPase: protein MTTTTKTQSVSKVLSRQGFVVEANPIEGIHLRATVEFEDGTIGLVWAIEDTMRVLLLNDSEKATVGSKLKPLHRQVAIDCGEHLLGQTVDSLARPLDAKTKATAGQALPVFNLAPSFYERAVVDAQLETSVSLVDTLFPIVKGQRIAVLGDAKSGKTTFLSQAAIHQAQNDCIIIYVVIAKAKHSVEKLKYRLYQSGALKNTVIVVADSFDALPLSFLAPYTGCTIGEWFWHTGRDVVVIYDDLSNHAKIYRELSLLLRTNPGREGYPGNMFYTHSSLLERAGKFKKSGFSQTVLAAGTTPNGDITGYFPTNLISMTDGQIVFDLETMRKGIKPAVNIGLSVSRVGGRSQEPEIQELSARVMEVLAGYRQASSFARFGSQLSEVAAKQLKLGAKLYELFAQAPDQAFSLAEQRVMLETIFLTNDIDSLNVGWLKSVIHDVVKYDLKTTSDYKALAKELIKSNPVVK from the coding sequence ATGACAACCACTACAAAAACCCAGTCTGTTTCAAAAGTGCTTTCACGCCAAGGCTTTGTGGTAGAAGCGAACCCGATTGAGGGGATTCACTTGCGAGCAACTGTAGAATTCGAGGATGGCACAATCGGCCTGGTTTGGGCTATAGAAGACACCATGAGGGTGTTGCTGCTAAATGATAGCGAAAAGGCCACTGTTGGCTCCAAGCTCAAGCCACTACACCGGCAGGTTGCAATCGATTGTGGCGAGCACCTTTTGGGTCAAACAGTCGATTCTTTGGCCAGGCCGCTCGATGCTAAAACCAAAGCGACTGCAGGCCAAGCTTTGCCAGTTTTTAATCTGGCGCCAAGCTTTTATGAGCGAGCCGTTGTGGACGCACAACTTGAAACCAGCGTAAGCTTGGTGGATACGCTCTTCCCCATAGTCAAAGGCCAACGCATAGCGGTCTTGGGCGATGCCAAGTCGGGTAAAACAACTTTTTTAAGCCAAGCTGCTATTCACCAGGCCCAGAACGATTGCATAATAATCTACGTTGTGATAGCCAAGGCCAAGCACAGTGTCGAAAAACTTAAATATAGACTATATCAGTCGGGGGCACTTAAGAACACAGTGATTGTGGTGGCCGACAGCTTCGATGCTTTGCCGCTATCGTTTTTGGCCCCCTACACCGGCTGTACTATTGGCGAATGGTTCTGGCACACCGGTCGCGATGTGGTAGTTATTTATGATGATTTGAGTAATCACGCCAAAATATACCGTGAACTTAGTTTGCTGCTTCGGACGAATCCGGGCAGAGAGGGTTATCCGGGCAATATGTTCTATACCCACTCCTCGTTATTAGAGCGAGCCGGTAAATTTAAAAAAAGCGGTTTTAGCCAGACAGTTTTAGCCGCTGGTACAACACCCAACGGCGATATAACTGGTTATTTTCCAACCAATCTAATATCTATGACCGACGGTCAGATCGTATTCGACCTCGAGACTATGCGCAAGGGAATTAAGCCGGCGGTTAATATTGGCTTGTCGGTTAGTCGTGTAGGTGGTCGCAGCCAAGAGCCCGAAATTCAAGAGCTTTCGGCTCGTGTTATGGAGGTTTTGGCAGGTTATCGACAGGCTAGCAGTTTTGCAAGGTTTGGTTCACAGCTTTCGGAGGTAGCCGCCAAGCAGCTTAAGCTTGGAGCCAAACTTTATGAACTGTTTGCTCAAGCGCCAGACCAAGCTTTTAGCCTAGCTGAGCAACGAGTAATGTTAGAAACGATATTTTTAACCAATGACATCGATTCTTTAAATGTTGGCTGGCTTAAGAGTGTGATCCACGACGTTGTTAAGTATGACCTCAAAACTACCAGTGATTATAAAGCCTTGGCCAAAGAGCTGATTAAAAGTAACCCGGTGGTTAAATAA
- a CDS encoding F0F1 ATP synthase subunit beta, whose protein sequence is MKTFVGKVVKMRWLLVTVEYTGDKPQIFELLSTGSKSLLLVYCIESETRLLALSLDPNLTVALGEKISSLNKHITLPVGSDALGRVFNATGTAVDGLPTPKSTTTIELKPYHGSGKSGYGTSTDLIETGIKVIDFFAPFVRGRKIGIVGGAGVGKTVLTTELMHNVASADRGLSFFVGIGERIREAHELYNNLRDSGLLKNTVMYLGQMNETAAMRSLVGLSAAASARYFRDQAKRDVIFFVDNIYRYLQAGNELATTLGELPSEGGYQPTLFSDLLQFEEGLDTNEFGAITSVQSIFIPADDLSDPAVVEVYQQLDSVIVLSREVMESGILPAVDLVNTSSSLLSPEIVGERHYFLASQVAQIMQKYQALQGIITIIGESELSITDRVDYNKAKRLIDYFSQSLFVTEQLTGKKGQYVDREAMLSGVEEILTSG, encoded by the coding sequence ATGAAAACCTTTGTTGGCAAAGTGGTAAAAATGCGGTGGCTGCTAGTTACAGTAGAGTACACAGGCGATAAGCCTCAGATATTTGAGTTGTTAAGCACCGGCAGTAAAAGTTTGCTGCTGGTTTACTGCATAGAGTCAGAGACTAGGCTTTTGGCTCTTAGTTTAGACCCCAATCTTACCGTAGCCTTGGGCGAAAAAATATCCAGCTTGAATAAGCACATTACACTACCGGTTGGTAGCGACGCTCTAGGCAGGGTTTTTAATGCCACTGGCACAGCTGTAGATGGCCTGCCGACGCCTAAGTCAACTACTACCATTGAGCTTAAGCCTTACCACGGCAGCGGCAAAAGTGGCTATGGTACATCTACAGATCTAATAGAAACAGGCATAAAAGTAATTGATTTCTTTGCCCCGTTTGTGCGAGGCCGCAAGATCGGCATAGTTGGTGGCGCAGGAGTGGGCAAGACTGTGCTTACAACCGAGCTAATGCACAACGTAGCCAGCGCCGATCGGGGCTTATCGTTTTTTGTTGGGATTGGTGAGCGCATACGTGAAGCCCATGAGCTGTATAATAATCTGCGCGACAGCGGCCTACTAAAAAACACTGTTATGTATCTTGGCCAAATGAATGAAACGGCGGCTATGCGATCATTGGTGGGTTTGAGTGCAGCCGCCAGTGCTCGTTACTTTCGCGACCAAGCCAAACGCGATGTGATATTTTTTGTAGACAATATTTACCGTTACCTGCAAGCTGGCAATGAGCTTGCTACCACCCTGGGTGAGTTGCCAAGCGAAGGGGGTTACCAGCCGACTCTGTTTTCTGATTTGCTTCAGTTTGAAGAGGGTCTAGATACCAATGAATTTGGAGCCATAACTTCGGTCCAGTCGATCTTCATTCCGGCCGACGATCTTTCTGACCCAGCAGTTGTTGAGGTTTATCAGCAGCTCGATAGTGTAATTGTACTGAGCCGCGAGGTTATGGAGTCTGGCATATTGCCAGCTGTAGATTTGGTCAACACCAGCTCGTCGTTGCTCTCGCCCGAAATTGTTGGTGAACGCCACTACTTTTTGGCTTCGCAAGTGGCCCAAATAATGCAAAAATACCAAGCCTTACAAGGAATTATTACGATTATTGGTGAGAGCGAACTATCTATAACCGACCGCGTTGACTATAACAAGGCCAAAAGATTAATCGACTACTTTTCACAGTCCCTGTTTGTGACCGAACAGCTAACCGGCAAGAAGGGCCAGTATGTTGACCGCGAGGCCATGTTGTCGGGAGTTGAGGAGATATTAACCTCGGGATAG